One region of uncultured Methanolobus sp. genomic DNA includes:
- a CDS encoding YqaA family protein translates to MKIIEIFSVLIEEHALTGLFIASFLASTILPIGSEAYVVLLISKGFNILPVIMVASVGNYMGACTTYYIGLKGRSDIIEKYFSISDEQLEKTDKLFARYGSFMLLFTWVPIIGDAITATGGIMKLDFRIFSFFVFIGKTARYIALAYITAGTLMFFR, encoded by the coding sequence ATGAAAATTATAGAGATCTTTTCTGTGCTGATAGAAGAACATGCCTTAACCGGCCTGTTCATTGCAAGTTTTCTTGCGTCCACCATCCTCCCCATAGGTTCAGAAGCTTATGTGGTTTTGCTGATCAGTAAAGGGTTTAACATTCTGCCAGTAATCATGGTAGCTTCTGTTGGCAATTACATGGGCGCATGCACCACATATTATATCGGACTAAAGGGCAGAAGTGACATTATTGAAAAATACTTTTCAATTTCCGATGAACAACTTGAAAAAACTGACAAACTGTTTGCCAGATATGGGTCCTTTATGCTGCTTTTTACATGGGTTCCGATCATAGGTGATGCAATTACTGCAACCGGAGGAATCATGAAGCTCGATTTCAGGATATTTTCTTTTTTTGTGTTCATAGGAAAAACAGCGAGATATATAGCACTGGCATACATCACGGCAGGAACCCTGATGTTTTTCCGGTAA
- a CDS encoding PAS domain S-box protein — protein MDEKTGYKILIVDDDPLNVKLLETFLSKYHAVRGAYSGEEALEILESGPVDLVILDIMMPGMDGYEVCRRIKSSESTKFIPVIIITALSSKDDRIRGIEAGADEFLVKPIDRVEVLTRVRTLLKNKQLYDELKREKDRVQNYLDVAGCIIVALNRDGTVKLANKKCCQLLGYTEQELEGKKWIELVIPEEERQKVSLVFENISDGNLESARINENSILTRAGDERIIHWNNSYLKDSEGNITEILSSGSDVTEERIATIKLQTSESKFRALFENAADAIIIFDFDCNIIDVNSVASDLFGYPVDTLRQMTQYDLLASEFNDRCQEILADAMDNKFSRFEVTCEKKDGTRVPVEMGVRIIEYDGNPALLSNVRDISERKNAERILRESEHKFRILAENANDVIWTLSKEGKFTYTSPSVFKLRGYTPEEVALQSFDEIFPPEYVNILQNAMDNFRHKLLEGKGNYSETFELEQYHKDGSIIWTEAIVNPVFDEEGDFQFFLGATRDISERKKAEEEISLYTEELAKVNEELKTLERMKDEFISNLSHELKTPLISIKGYSELVHDEVLGPLNSKQKDAMKTVLDKYDHLSFLMDSLIYMSIVKSGKVKYRLDPIRIEDTLTKVVDYFSFRSQEKNLLIVFDFQEHLPLMKGDVEYLPYLFRSIIDNAVKFSPNGSEILIRAFEDNENIHVVVADSGIGIPKNEIDNIFERFYQIDASKSRKYGGSGMGLYVSKTITDIHNGDIWVESNEGSGTTVHVTFPVLSRSK, from the coding sequence ATGGATGAAAAAACCGGATACAAAATCTTGATCGTTGATGACGATCCTCTGAATGTTAAGCTTTTGGAAACATTTCTTTCAAAGTATCACGCAGTTCGCGGAGCATATAGTGGAGAAGAAGCTCTTGAAATTCTGGAATCAGGTCCTGTTGATCTTGTCATACTCGATATAATGATGCCGGGGATGGACGGATATGAAGTATGTCGCAGGATAAAGTCCAGTGAATCAACTAAATTCATCCCTGTGATCATCATTACTGCTCTCTCTTCAAAAGATGACAGAATACGGGGAATCGAGGCAGGTGCGGACGAGTTTCTTGTAAAACCAATTGACAGGGTGGAGGTCTTAACACGTGTCCGTACTCTTCTCAAAAATAAACAGCTTTACGATGAACTGAAACGTGAAAAGGACAGGGTGCAGAACTATCTTGATGTTGCGGGGTGCATCATCGTTGCCCTTAATCGTGATGGTACTGTAAAGCTTGCAAATAAAAAATGCTGCCAGTTGCTGGGATATACTGAACAGGAGCTTGAAGGTAAAAAATGGATAGAGCTTGTCATCCCTGAAGAAGAGAGGCAAAAAGTATCTCTGGTTTTTGAAAATATATCAGATGGTAATCTGGAATCTGCAAGAATAAATGAGAACAGTATTCTGACAAGAGCCGGGGACGAAAGGATAATACACTGGAACAATTCTTATCTTAAAGATTCTGAAGGAAATATTACTGAAATACTCAGTTCCGGTTCTGACGTTACTGAGGAGCGCATTGCTACAATTAAACTCCAGACATCTGAATCCAAATTCAGGGCTCTTTTTGAAAACGCTGCTGATGCTATAATTATCTTTGATTTTGACTGTAATATTATAGATGTAAATTCAGTAGCATCAGACCTTTTTGGTTATCCAGTGGATACGTTGCGGCAGATGACGCAATATGACCTGCTGGCTTCCGAATTCAATGATCGATGCCAGGAAATACTTGCAGATGCAATGGATAACAAATTCAGCAGGTTTGAGGTAACCTGTGAGAAAAAGGATGGCACCCGCGTTCCGGTAGAAATGGGTGTGAGAATCATAGAATATGATGGAAACCCCGCTCTTCTGAGTAATGTGAGGGATATTAGCGAACGAAAGAATGCTGAAAGGATACTGCGGGAGAGTGAACATAAATTCCGTATTCTTGCTGAAAATGCAAACGATGTAATATGGACCCTGAGCAAAGAAGGTAAATTCACATATACCAGTCCTTCAGTTTTCAAACTCAGGGGTTACACTCCGGAAGAGGTTGCTTTGCAATCATTCGATGAGATATTTCCTCCTGAATACGTAAATATTTTACAAAATGCGATGGATAATTTCCGGCATAAGCTCCTGGAAGGGAAAGGAAACTACTCTGAGACCTTTGAGCTTGAACAATATCATAAAGACGGCTCCATAATATGGACCGAAGCCATTGTAAATCCTGTTTTTGATGAAGAGGGCGATTTCCAGTTCTTCCTTGGTGCGACCCGTGATATTTCGGAGCGCAAAAAAGCAGAGGAGGAAATAAGCCTGTACACCGAGGAGTTGGCAAAGGTGAACGAAGAGCTAAAAACTCTTGAGAGGATGAAAGATGAGTTCATATCTAACCTGAGCCATGAACTGAAAACCCCGCTTATTTCTATAAAAGGTTATAGTGAACTGGTACATGACGAGGTGCTGGGTCCTCTTAATTCCAAACAGAAAGATGCAATGAAAACTGTTCTTGATAAGTATGATCATTTGAGTTTCCTTATGGATTCATTGATCTATATGAGTATAGTCAAATCAGGAAAAGTAAAGTACAGACTTGACCCTATCAGAATAGAGGACACTCTCACGAAGGTAGTTGATTATTTCTCATTCAGGTCCCAGGAAAAAAACCTTCTCATTGTATTTGATTTCCAGGAGCATTTGCCCCTGATGAAGGGTGATGTGGAGTATCTGCCTTATCTTTTCAGGTCAATTATAGATAATGCTGTCAAGTTCAGCCCAAATGGATCTGAGATATTGATACGTGCATTTGAGGATAACGAAAATATACATGTGGTTGTTGCTGATTCCGGAATTGGTATTCCAAAGAATGAAATTGACAATATCTTTGAACGTTTTTACCAGATAGATGCCTCAAAGTCCAGAAAATACGGCGGAAGCGGAATGGGTTTGTATGTCAGTAAAACGATAACCGACATACACAATGGTGATATCTGGGTGGAAAGTAATGAAGGCTCTGGTACTACTGTTCATGTGACGTTCCCTGTTCTTAGCAGATCAAAATAA
- the nth gene encoding endonuclease III, with amino-acid sequence MYVEDVVSRLWKLYPNGYFHINKDPFYLLISTVLSQRTRDEVTIPTTQKLFHVFETVQEMAEADVGEIQEIIKEVGFYRVKSQRIIDISRIILQDYDGVVPDSMDELLKLPGVGRKTANCVLGYGFEQDVIAVDTHVHRISNRMGLVETSEPDETEKELEKVLSKEDWKDINGLMVLFGQNVCRPVGPKCDECIMDDICPKII; translated from the coding sequence ATGTATGTTGAAGATGTAGTCTCAAGGCTGTGGAAATTATACCCTAACGGATATTTCCACATCAATAAAGACCCTTTCTATCTTTTGATATCCACTGTGCTTTCCCAGCGAACCCGGGATGAGGTAACCATTCCGACGACTCAGAAGCTTTTCCACGTGTTTGAAACTGTTCAGGAAATGGCAGAGGCTGACGTGGGAGAGATTCAGGAAATCATCAAAGAAGTGGGTTTCTACAGGGTTAAATCCCAGCGTATAATTGATATTTCACGTATCATTCTGCAGGACTATGACGGAGTTGTTCCGGACAGCATGGATGAGCTTTTAAAGCTTCCAGGGGTTGGCAGGAAGACCGCGAACTGTGTACTTGGTTATGGATTTGAGCAGGATGTCATTGCGGTTGATACTCACGTTCATCGGATATCCAATCGCATGGGGCTTGTTGAGACTTCGGAACCTGATGAAACCGAGAAAGAGCTTGAAAAAGTGCTCTCAAAAGAGGACTGGAAGGATATAAACGGGCTTATGGTTCTGTTCGGTCAGAATGTATGCAGGCCGGTTGGGCCGAAGTGTGATGAATGCATTATGGATGATATCTGTCCGAAGATTATCTGA
- a CDS encoding 2-dehydropantoate 2-reductase produces the protein MNFCFFGVGGVGGYFGALMTNNFSEKHDIFFVARGPHKDAINSQGLTLKKSGGKELINVFPKLCTDNVNDLPVCDIIVLSVKAYDLENAVSEIAKISDVNTVILPLLNGVDIYERIRRQLSTGFVLPSCVYVGTHIESPGLIYQKGGSCQISLGKDPMYPDFYPEALLLLLNDSSIDFEWEGPVQISIWSKYIFIAAFGLVTAAYDKTLGEILDSPELSELTKSIMAEIEEIAKKLDVPLVRDIVETSFSKAKGFPYETKTSFQRDVEFKGKINEGDLFGGTVIRYGTELNIATPNTELVYSKLLDKFD, from the coding sequence ATGAATTTCTGTTTTTTTGGAGTTGGAGGAGTTGGAGGGTACTTTGGGGCTCTGATGACGAATAATTTCAGTGAAAAACACGATATTTTCTTTGTTGCACGTGGTCCTCACAAAGATGCCATAAATTCACAGGGTTTAACATTGAAAAAATCCGGAGGTAAAGAGCTAATAAACGTTTTTCCTAAGTTGTGTACGGATAATGTTAATGATTTACCAGTATGTGATATTATTGTGTTATCGGTAAAGGCGTATGACCTGGAAAACGCAGTTAGTGAAATTGCAAAAATATCCGATGTGAATACTGTTATTCTTCCATTGTTAAATGGTGTTGATATCTATGAACGGATAAGAAGGCAACTGAGTACAGGCTTTGTTTTACCTTCATGTGTTTATGTTGGTACCCACATTGAAAGTCCGGGGCTTATTTATCAAAAAGGTGGCAGTTGTCAAATATCACTGGGAAAGGACCCTATGTATCCTGATTTCTATCCGGAGGCATTGTTATTATTGCTGAATGATTCATCGATTGACTTTGAATGGGAGGGTCCTGTCCAGATATCGATATGGTCGAAGTATATATTCATAGCTGCATTCGGACTGGTAACAGCTGCGTATGATAAAACATTGGGTGAAATATTAGATAGTCCTGAATTGAGTGAACTGACAAAATCAATAATGGCTGAAATTGAGGAAATAGCTAAAAAACTTGATGTTCCTTTAGTCCGCGATATTGTAGAAACTTCTTTTTCAAAAGCAAAGGGATTTCCATATGAGACAAAAACATCTTTCCAGCGGGATGTAGAGTTTAAAGGAAAGATAAACGAAGGTGACCTGTTCGGGGGAACTGTTATTCGTTATGGAACTGAGCTTAACATAGCTACTCCGAATACGGAACTGGTGTATTCAAAACTGTTGGATAAATTTGATTAA
- a CDS encoding bifunctional 5,6,7,8-tetrahydromethanopterin hydro-lyase/3-hexulose-6-phosphate synthase, giving the protein MLLIGEALIGEEPELAHVDLMIGNKDGPVGQAFANGLTQLSAGHTPLLSVVRPNLPTKPATLIVPKVTVKNMGQAAQIFGPAQAAVAKAVADALEEGAFGDLDVEDLVVVASVFIHPEAKDYNRIYRYNYGATKLAVKRAVDGFPDIDTVLKEKDRMGHAIMGFKVSRLWNPPYLQVALDNPNLPVIQNIVKQIPKSDHVILEAGTPLIKRYGVDVISKLREIRPDAFIVADLKTLDTGNLEARMVADATADAIVVSALAPIATMNKAIEEAHKTGIYAIMDTLNCDDPVAVLKQLDVLPDVVELHRGIDIEETEHAWGNIDEIKALSPKILVAVAGGVRINTMPQALKAGADVLVVGRAITNAKDVRQVAEKFIEGLNNPEIDQFRVMTDF; this is encoded by the coding sequence ATGTTACTAATAGGAGAAGCATTAATCGGCGAGGAACCAGAACTCGCACACGTTGACCTTATGATCGGAAACAAAGACGGTCCTGTGGGTCAGGCATTTGCAAATGGTTTAACACAGCTTTCAGCAGGTCACACACCTCTGCTTTCAGTTGTCCGTCCAAACCTTCCAACAAAACCTGCAACACTTATCGTACCAAAGGTAACTGTAAAGAATATGGGTCAGGCAGCACAGATTTTCGGTCCTGCACAGGCAGCTGTTGCAAAGGCTGTTGCAGATGCTCTTGAAGAGGGAGCATTCGGTGATCTTGATGTTGAGGATCTTGTAGTTGTTGCAAGTGTTTTCATTCACCCTGAAGCAAAGGATTACAACAGGATCTACAGATACAACTACGGAGCTACAAAGTTGGCAGTTAAGCGTGCAGTAGATGGCTTCCCTGACATCGACACAGTCCTTAAGGAGAAGGACAGAATGGGACACGCAATCATGGGATTCAAGGTATCCAGACTCTGGAACCCACCATACCTTCAGGTTGCACTTGACAATCCAAACCTTCCTGTTATCCAGAACATTGTCAAACAGATTCCAAAGAGCGACCACGTTATCCTTGAAGCAGGAACTCCTCTTATCAAGCGCTATGGTGTTGATGTTATCTCCAAGCTCAGGGAGATCCGTCCTGACGCATTCATAGTTGCTGACCTTAAGACCCTGGACACAGGAAACCTCGAGGCACGTATGGTAGCAGATGCAACCGCAGACGCAATCGTCGTTTCAGCTCTTGCGCCTATCGCAACCATGAACAAGGCAATTGAGGAAGCTCACAAGACAGGTATCTATGCTATCATGGACACACTCAACTGTGACGACCCTGTAGCAGTTCTCAAGCAGCTCGACGTACTTCCTGATGTAGTTGAACTCCACCGTGGAATTGACATTGAGGAAACAGAGCACGCATGGGGCAATATTGACGAGATCAAGGCACTCTCACCAAAGATCTTGGTGGCAGTGGCTGGTGGTGTACGTATCAACACAATGCCACAGGCACTTAAGGCAGGCGCAGATGTCCTTGTAGTCGGAAGAGCAATCACCAACGCAAAGGATGTAAGGCAGGTCGCAGAGAAATTCATTGAAGGTCTTAACAACCCTGAGATCGACCAGTTCAGAGTTATGACCGACTTCTAA
- a CDS encoding type II toxin-antitoxin system HicB family antitoxin, translating into MLIEYIHAALEKARYEIIEDDEPYYGEVPELEGVWATGSTLEECRKNLGEVIDEWIVFRLRKGFTVPPQAAPHHR; encoded by the coding sequence ATGCTTATTGAATACATTCATGCAGCTCTTGAGAAAGCCAGGTATGAGATAATAGAGGACGATGAGCCATATTATGGTGAAGTTCCTGAACTAGAAGGTGTCTGGGCCACAGGCAGTACTCTTGAAGAATGCAGAAAAAATCTCGGAGAGGTCATTGATGAATGGATTGTCTTCAGACTGAGAAAAGGATTTACAGTCCCGCCGCAGGCAGCACCGCATCATCGATAA
- a CDS encoding type II toxin-antitoxin system MqsA family antitoxin has translation MIPDRCSFCKGRLIKGKHEFVVKIGGTVLSIRDVDAFICEECGEAYYTPETSRRIDKVMTRFHNSTLRVHPLAAGEISLNEIEAENC, from the coding sequence ATGATTCCTGATAGATGCAGTTTTTGTAAAGGCAGGTTAATTAAAGGTAAGCATGAATTTGTTGTAAAAATAGGTGGAACCGTGCTTTCAATCAGGGATGTTGATGCTTTTATCTGCGAAGAATGCGGAGAAGCATATTATACACCCGAAACTTCAAGGCGAATAGACAAAGTTATGACTCGTTTTCATAATTCAACCCTGCGTGTTCATCCGCTTGCTGCCGGAGAAATTAGCCTTAACGAGATAGAGGCTGAAAACTGTTAG
- a CDS encoding DUF4258 domain-containing protein, with the protein MDKSDFKHIQEMILQDKFIVSDHARKRMFQRNITTDELIKVVNNSSIIEEYPDDMPCPSVLLLGFANNEACHVVVADCTDHARIITVYYPAKDKWIENKIRVGDK; encoded by the coding sequence ATGGATAAATCTGACTTTAAGCACATACAAGAGATGATCTTGCAAGACAAATTCATTGTTTCAGATCATGCAAGGAAAAGGATGTTCCAGAGAAATATCACAACAGATGAACTAATCAAGGTTGTGAACAATTCAAGTATTATTGAAGAATACCCCGATGATATGCCATGTCCTTCTGTTCTTCTTCTGGGTTTTGCAAACAACGAAGCATGTCATGTTGTAGTAGCAGATTGCACTGACCATGCAAGGATAATAACTGTTTATTACCCGGCAAAAGATAAATGGATTGAAAACAAAATAAGAGTTGGTGACAAATGA
- the tpiA gene encoding triose-phosphate isomerase: MSSTLIVLNLKTYLEGTGEGAVKVAQACKEVADDSGIEIGVAPQFCDIYRVASQVDLPVYAQSLDPVGAGSFTGHAFVQSIKDAGAVGTLINHSECRLTLANIDASITTAKDAALKTIVCTNNVATSAAAAALGPDYVAVEPPELIGSGIPVSKADPGVVTGSVDAVKRINPAVQVLCGAGISKGEDLAAALELGSVGVLLASGIVKAADPKAALEDLVSKV, translated from the coding sequence TTGAGTTCTACACTAATTGTCCTGAACCTCAAAACATACCTTGAGGGTACAGGCGAAGGCGCCGTAAAGGTTGCACAGGCATGTAAAGAAGTTGCAGATGACAGCGGAATTGAAATTGGTGTTGCACCACAGTTCTGTGACATCTACCGTGTAGCATCACAGGTCGACCTGCCGGTCTATGCACAGAGTCTTGACCCCGTCGGAGCAGGCAGCTTTACAGGACATGCATTTGTTCAGTCCATCAAAGACGCAGGCGCAGTTGGAACCCTTATCAACCACTCCGAATGCCGTCTTACCCTTGCAAACATCGATGCATCCATCACAACCGCAAAGGACGCAGCCCTCAAGACAATAGTCTGCACAAACAACGTAGCAACTTCAGCCGCAGCAGCAGCACTCGGTCCTGATTACGTTGCAGTTGAACCACCAGAGCTTATCGGCTCCGGTATCCCTGTATCAAAAGCAGACCCCGGTGTAGTCACAGGTTCAGTTGATGCAGTAAAGAGGATCAACCCTGCAGTACAGGTTCTCTGCGGCGCAGGAATCTCAAAAGGCGAAGACCTTGCAGCAGCTCTTGAACTTGGTTCCGTTGGCGTTCTGCTGGCATCAGGTATTGTGAAGGCTGCTGATCCTAAGGCTGCACTTGAGGATTTGGTTAGTAAGGTGTGA
- a CDS encoding HEAT repeat domain-containing protein: protein MPTINQLTDKDDIISIVRILHSSNNPKTQLKSLKAISLLAKKGIVDYTVIDKINEVLSNGNKDVCVQAAFAIGDMAEKGAYKEESLQLLIALSFGHDSNIRWSTTFALKALIKCGIFADEAINLFSEKLHDRYDKVVYNAAFAIAHLAEQGVVDKSTISPLVALLSDNNVVCRKAAAYALRNLALRDIYDSTSDSIELMSLKKTLNDSDRSTRIYASEAIEVLKKKGLIDSSVVHNYHYGDNIVTQITDSVVQRSNVGNMDHESISDDKSKSYYQDYSVSSKSKSYSAIGDVRGMNYIHVYNYLISKAKEKSVVTYGEIVSDLGESFSAKTRTELISLLDQISKQNIKNGEPLLTALVVSKAHNMPGKRFFTDYMSTYRNFTGNPEGNEALMAYKQELERIWDYW from the coding sequence ATGCCAACTATTAATCAGTTAACTGATAAAGATGATATCATAAGCATTGTCCGCATACTTCACAGTTCAAACAATCCTAAAACTCAATTAAAATCTCTAAAAGCAATATCATTATTAGCTAAAAAAGGAATTGTTGACTACACTGTTATTGATAAGATAAATGAAGTTTTATCTAATGGGAATAAAGATGTGTGCGTTCAGGCTGCATTTGCAATTGGGGATATGGCAGAAAAAGGTGCTTACAAAGAAGAATCTTTGCAACTATTAATTGCTTTATCATTTGGGCATGATTCAAATATTCGTTGGAGTACAACATTTGCATTAAAAGCACTTATTAAATGTGGTATTTTTGCTGACGAAGCAATCAACTTATTTTCTGAAAAATTGCATGACAGGTATGATAAAGTAGTCTATAATGCTGCATTTGCAATCGCTCATCTTGCAGAACAAGGAGTAGTAGATAAATCTACTATCTCTCCATTAGTTGCTTTGTTATCTGATAATAATGTTGTTTGTCGTAAAGCTGCTGCATATGCATTGAGAAACTTAGCATTAAGAGACATCTATGATTCTACTTCAGACTCAATTGAGCTAATGTCCTTAAAAAAGACGTTAAATGATTCGGATAGAAGTACAAGAATATATGCTTCAGAAGCCATAGAGGTATTGAAGAAGAAAGGTCTGATTGATTCTTCTGTGGTTCACAACTATCATTATGGTGACAATATAGTGACTCAAATAACAGATTCTGTTGTTCAGAGATCCAATGTTGGAAATATGGATCATGAATCTATAAGTGATGACAAAAGCAAATCTTACTATCAGGATTATTCAGTTTCATCCAAATCCAAGTCTTATTCTGCAATAGGGGATGTACGAGGTATGAATTATATCCACGTCTATAATTACCTTATAAGCAAAGCAAAAGAAAAAAGTGTGGTCACATATGGTGAAATCGTGAGTGATCTTGGTGAATCTTTTAGTGCCAAAACAAGAACTGAATTAATTAGCCTGCTTGATCAGATTTCAAAACAAAATATTAAAAATGGTGAGCCTCTCCTAACTGCGCTTGTTGTTAGCAAAGCTCACAATATGCCTGGTAAAAGGTTCTTTACCGATTATATGAGCACATATAGGAACTTTACAGGAAATCCTGAAGGAAATGAAGCTCTAATGGCTTACAAACAAGAACTTGAGAGAATTTGGGATTATTGGTAA
- a CDS encoding prephenate dehydrogenase, protein MKVLIIGGTGEMGQWFTPFFKNHGYEVVVWGSSGKVEVAERMGVEFASDLDAAISTSDIVIVTVPINITEKVISETAPKMKSESLLMDFTSLKVGPTEAMKKYAPEDVEILGTHPMFGPSIPSLHGQIFILTPIEGRCDKWFPIMRSLFEDNGAHIEVITPAEHDRFVSVVQGLTHFAYITIGTTFDALDFSVNESRRFMSPVYDIMLDFVGRIIGQNPYLYAYIQMENPEVLKVHDAFMQQCSEMSSIVRKKDVEAFTNKMKDAAVHFGDTASALRRSDKLINSKIAEFDRLLDSIGQEIGVRHIYSGVVHTGIVRKVSPRDVVIECGSRMVPLKIENIRLLDEEDLHEWKLENLEHQLRDISVLIPEGADADVIMELVSCNDDIVSIEIIDRYEGVEGTKRLSVTFRVMIMGDVEAEKVHRKVERQLTGIGCSIRG, encoded by the coding sequence TTGAAAGTCCTAATCATAGGCGGTACCGGTGAAATGGGACAGTGGTTCACTCCTTTTTTTAAGAACCACGGTTACGAGGTTGTTGTCTGGGGCAGCAGTGGGAAAGTTGAAGTTGCTGAACGAATGGGAGTTGAGTTTGCCAGCGACCTTGATGCTGCAATAAGCACCAGCGACATTGTTATCGTAACAGTACCCATCAATATAACCGAGAAGGTTATCAGTGAAACTGCACCTAAGATGAAGAGTGAAAGCCTGCTTATGGATTTCACATCACTTAAGGTCGGACCCACTGAAGCCATGAAGAAGTATGCTCCCGAAGATGTGGAGATACTTGGTACCCACCCCATGTTCGGACCATCCATACCAAGTCTGCATGGACAAATTTTCATTCTAACACCCATCGAAGGACGATGCGATAAATGGTTCCCAATTATGCGCTCACTTTTTGAGGACAACGGAGCACACATCGAAGTTATCACTCCAGCAGAACACGACAGGTTCGTTTCCGTTGTGCAGGGACTGACACACTTCGCCTACATCACCATCGGCACGACCTTTGATGCCCTTGATTTCAGCGTGAACGAATCAAGGAGGTTCATGAGCCCGGTCTACGACATCATGCTTGATTTCGTTGGCAGGATAATCGGACAGAACCCATACCTCTACGCATACATCCAGATGGAAAACCCGGAAGTTCTCAAAGTTCATGATGCCTTCATGCAACAGTGCAGTGAGATGTCCTCCATCGTCAGAAAAAAGGATGTTGAAGCCTTCACAAACAAAATGAAGGATGCAGCAGTGCATTTCGGAGACACCGCATCTGCACTTCGTAGATCTGACAAGCTCATAAACTCAAAGATCGCCGAATTTGACAGGCTGCTGGATTCCATTGGACAGGAAATTGGTGTCAGGCACATCTATTCAGGTGTAGTGCACACAGGAATTGTCAGGAAAGTAAGTCCAAGAGATGTGGTTATTGAATGTGGCAGTAGGATGGTACCTCTCAAAATAGAGAACATCCGTCTTTTGGATGAAGAGGATTTGCATGAGTGGAAACTCGAAAACCTTGAGCATCAATTAAGAGACATCTCGGTGCTGATTCCAGAGGGCGCTGATGCTGATGTTATTATGGAACTTGTTTCCTGTAATGATGACATCGTTTCAATTGAGATAATTGACAGGTATGAGGGTGTTGAGGGAACTAAGCGACTGAGTGTTACATTCCGTGTAATGATAATGGGTGATGTTGAAGCTGAGAAGGTGCATCGAAAAGTTGAGAGACAACTGACAGGGATTGGTTGTAGTATCCGTGGATAA